One part of the Magallana gigas chromosome 5, xbMagGiga1.1, whole genome shotgun sequence genome encodes these proteins:
- the LOC105323950 gene encoding uncharacterized protein isoform X4, whose translation MNMKMTQSRKMRTLTFTTVQLFFMLTDAELNWTTTEEAKTNFSDYISTNEAATSHFSDYESTDDTNKRLKTIPATRDFTNHTPTKDAIVGILFTILIVSMVVLFAWNFQNHRHSRMQNSLSQQPKNCLATVDNIIQDNVITRSESDRKQNDDAYSSTQIPVYENQKRISMETEDIYVEKDEGQYDHLHSIRPKLTESQEEERYGTASDVDCFYSTAGQIRKASSVVDDEYNSVVIGIYDENGCRSEEDTNYDNTYPRARNNWLY comes from the exons ATGAACATGAAAATGACACAGTCAAGGAAGATGAGAACCCTGACTTTCACCACGGTGCAGTTGTTTTTCATGTTGACAG ACGCAGAATTAAATTGGACAACTACCGAAGAGGCCAAAACAAATTTCTCTGACTATATATCGACCAACG AGGCAGCGACATCACATTTCTCCGACTATGAATCAACCGACG ACACAAACAAGCGCCTGAAAACCATACCAGCCACAAGAGATTTCACTAACCATACACCGACAAAAG ATGCCATCGTTGGAATATTGTTTACTATCCTCATAGTTTCTATGGTGGTGCTGTTCGCCTGGAACTTTCAAAACCATCGCCATAG CAGAATGCAAAATTCGTTGAGTCAACAGCCAAAGAATTGTCTCGCGACTGTCGATAACATCATCCAAGATAACGTAATTACTAGGTCTGAATCTGACCGGAAACAGAATGACGACGCCTACAGCAGTACgcaaataccggtatatgaaaaCCAGAAAAGAATTTCTATGGAAACAGAGGATATCTATGTGGAAAAAGATGAAGGACAGTATGACCATTTACATTCTATACGGCCTAAACTGACCGAATCACAAGAAGAAGAGAGATATGGAACTGCTTCCGATGTGGATTGTTTCTATTCTACGGCAGGACAAATAAGGAAGGCTTCTTCCGTTGTGGACGATGAATATAACAGCGTCGTTATAGGAATATATGACGAAAACGGTTGTAGATCAGAAGAGGATACAAATTACGATAATACTTATCCGAGAGCAAGAAACAATTGGTTATATTGA
- the LOC105323950 gene encoding uncharacterized protein isoform X2 produces MNMKMTQSRKMRTLTFTTVQLFFMLTDAELNWTTTEEAKTNFSDYISTNEAATSHFSDYESTDETDSHRLTTETATSHFSNYESTVDTNKRLKTIPATRDFTNHTPTKDAIVGILFTILIVSMVVLFAWNFQNHRHRMQNSLSQQPKNCLATVDNIIQDNVITRSESDRKQNDDAYSSTQIPVYENQKRISMETEDIYVEKDEGQYDHLHSIRPKLTESQEEERYGTASDVDCFYSTAGQIRKASSVVDDEYNSVVIGIYDENGCRSEEDTNYDNTYPRARNNWLY; encoded by the exons ATGAACATGAAAATGACACAGTCAAGGAAGATGAGAACCCTGACTTTCACCACGGTGCAGTTGTTTTTCATGTTGACAG ACGCAGAATTAAATTGGACAACTACCGAAGAGGCCAAAACAAATTTCTCTGACTATATATCGACCAACG AGGCAGCGACATCACATTTCTCCGACTATGAATCAACCGACG AAACGGACTCGCATCGTTTAACTACAGAGACAGCCACATCACATTTCTCCAACTATGAATCGACAGTCG ACACAAACAAGCGCCTGAAAACCATACCAGCCACAAGAGATTTCACTAACCATACACCGACAAAAG ATGCCATCGTTGGAATATTGTTTACTATCCTCATAGTTTCTATGGTGGTGCTGTTCGCCTGGAACTTTCAAAACCATCGCCATAG AATGCAAAATTCGTTGAGTCAACAGCCAAAGAATTGTCTCGCGACTGTCGATAACATCATCCAAGATAACGTAATTACTAGGTCTGAATCTGACCGGAAACAGAATGACGACGCCTACAGCAGTACgcaaataccggtatatgaaaaCCAGAAAAGAATTTCTATGGAAACAGAGGATATCTATGTGGAAAAAGATGAAGGACAGTATGACCATTTACATTCTATACGGCCTAAACTGACCGAATCACAAGAAGAAGAGAGATATGGAACTGCTTCCGATGTGGATTGTTTCTATTCTACGGCAGGACAAATAAGGAAGGCTTCTTCCGTTGTGGACGATGAATATAACAGCGTCGTTATAGGAATATATGACGAAAACGGTTGTAGATCAGAAGAGGATACAAATTACGATAATACTTATCCGAGAGCAAGAAACAATTGGTTATATTGA
- the LOC105323950 gene encoding uncharacterized protein isoform X3, whose translation MNMKMTQSRKMRTLTFTTVQLFFMLTEAATSHFSDYESTDETDSHRLTTETATSHFSNYESTVDTNKRLKTIPATRDFTNHTPTKDAIVGILFTILIVSMVVLFAWNFQNHRHSRMQNSLSQQPKNCLATVDNIIQDNVITRSESDRKQNDDAYSSTQIPVYENQKRISMETEDIYVEKDEGQYDHLHSIRPKLTESQEEERYGTASDVDCFYSTAGQIRKASSVVDDEYNSVVIGIYDENGCRSEEDTNYDNTYPRARNNWLY comes from the exons ATGAACATGAAAATGACACAGTCAAGGAAGATGAGAACCCTGACTTTCACCACGGTGCAGTTGTTTTTCATGTTGACAG AGGCAGCGACATCACATTTCTCCGACTATGAATCAACCGACG AAACGGACTCGCATCGTTTAACTACAGAGACAGCCACATCACATTTCTCCAACTATGAATCGACAGTCG ACACAAACAAGCGCCTGAAAACCATACCAGCCACAAGAGATTTCACTAACCATACACCGACAAAAG ATGCCATCGTTGGAATATTGTTTACTATCCTCATAGTTTCTATGGTGGTGCTGTTCGCCTGGAACTTTCAAAACCATCGCCATAG CAGAATGCAAAATTCGTTGAGTCAACAGCCAAAGAATTGTCTCGCGACTGTCGATAACATCATCCAAGATAACGTAATTACTAGGTCTGAATCTGACCGGAAACAGAATGACGACGCCTACAGCAGTACgcaaataccggtatatgaaaaCCAGAAAAGAATTTCTATGGAAACAGAGGATATCTATGTGGAAAAAGATGAAGGACAGTATGACCATTTACATTCTATACGGCCTAAACTGACCGAATCACAAGAAGAAGAGAGATATGGAACTGCTTCCGATGTGGATTGTTTCTATTCTACGGCAGGACAAATAAGGAAGGCTTCTTCCGTTGTGGACGATGAATATAACAGCGTCGTTATAGGAATATATGACGAAAACGGTTGTAGATCAGAAGAGGATACAAATTACGATAATACTTATCCGAGAGCAAGAAACAATTGGTTATATTGA
- the LOC105323950 gene encoding uncharacterized protein isoform X1: MNMKMTQSRKMRTLTFTTVQLFFMLTDAELNWTTTEEAKTNFSDYISTNEAATSHFSDYESTDETDSHRLTTETATSHFSNYESTVDTNKRLKTIPATRDFTNHTPTKDAIVGILFTILIVSMVVLFAWNFQNHRHSRMQNSLSQQPKNCLATVDNIIQDNVITRSESDRKQNDDAYSSTQIPVYENQKRISMETEDIYVEKDEGQYDHLHSIRPKLTESQEEERYGTASDVDCFYSTAGQIRKASSVVDDEYNSVVIGIYDENGCRSEEDTNYDNTYPRARNNWLY, encoded by the exons ATGAACATGAAAATGACACAGTCAAGGAAGATGAGAACCCTGACTTTCACCACGGTGCAGTTGTTTTTCATGTTGACAG ACGCAGAATTAAATTGGACAACTACCGAAGAGGCCAAAACAAATTTCTCTGACTATATATCGACCAACG AGGCAGCGACATCACATTTCTCCGACTATGAATCAACCGACG AAACGGACTCGCATCGTTTAACTACAGAGACAGCCACATCACATTTCTCCAACTATGAATCGACAGTCG ACACAAACAAGCGCCTGAAAACCATACCAGCCACAAGAGATTTCACTAACCATACACCGACAAAAG ATGCCATCGTTGGAATATTGTTTACTATCCTCATAGTTTCTATGGTGGTGCTGTTCGCCTGGAACTTTCAAAACCATCGCCATAG CAGAATGCAAAATTCGTTGAGTCAACAGCCAAAGAATTGTCTCGCGACTGTCGATAACATCATCCAAGATAACGTAATTACTAGGTCTGAATCTGACCGGAAACAGAATGACGACGCCTACAGCAGTACgcaaataccggtatatgaaaaCCAGAAAAGAATTTCTATGGAAACAGAGGATATCTATGTGGAAAAAGATGAAGGACAGTATGACCATTTACATTCTATACGGCCTAAACTGACCGAATCACAAGAAGAAGAGAGATATGGAACTGCTTCCGATGTGGATTGTTTCTATTCTACGGCAGGACAAATAAGGAAGGCTTCTTCCGTTGTGGACGATGAATATAACAGCGTCGTTATAGGAATATATGACGAAAACGGTTGTAGATCAGAAGAGGATACAAATTACGATAATACTTATCCGAGAGCAAGAAACAATTGGTTATATTGA